The following are encoded together in the Spirosoma oryzicola genome:
- a CDS encoding ABC transporter ATP-binding protein: protein MLQAIDLTKRYAPEAPPSLNALNLTVNAGEIFCLLGQNGAGKTTTINLFLGFIQPTSGKATINGLTVAEHPQETKKFLAYLPETVMLYPNLTGLENLQFFSKLAGFSYKTDELTLFLAEAGLQTEAHAKRVGSYSKGMRQKVGIAIALAKQAKVLLLDEPTSGLDPKASNEFSDLLLKLSDKGTAILMATHDIFRSKEVGTRIGIMRAGHLVETLPAADLTANELEAIYLQTV from the coding sequence ATGCTGCAAGCCATTGATCTTACCAAACGCTACGCCCCCGAAGCTCCCCCCTCCCTGAATGCATTGAACTTAACGGTCAACGCGGGCGAAATTTTTTGTCTGCTGGGTCAGAACGGAGCCGGTAAAACCACCACCATCAATCTGTTTTTGGGCTTTATTCAACCCACATCAGGGAAAGCTACGATCAACGGGCTAACCGTGGCCGAGCATCCGCAGGAAACCAAAAAATTTCTAGCTTACCTACCCGAAACGGTCATGCTGTACCCGAACCTGACGGGCTTGGAAAATCTACAATTCTTCTCCAAACTGGCGGGCTTTTCCTACAAGACTGATGAGTTGACCTTGTTTTTAGCAGAGGCTGGACTGCAAACCGAAGCCCACGCTAAACGGGTTGGCTCCTATTCAAAAGGTATGCGCCAGAAAGTAGGCATTGCCATTGCCCTGGCTAAACAAGCAAAGGTCTTGTTGCTTGACGAGCCGACAAGCGGCCTTGATCCGAAAGCTTCGAACGAATTTTCGGATTTACTATTGAAACTAAGTGACAAAGGAACGGCCATTTTGATGGCTACCCACGATATTTTTCGTTCTAAAGAAGTTGGTACGCGCATTGGTATCATGCGAGCGGGGCACCTGGTCGAAACGTTACCAGCCGCCGACCTGACGGCGAATGAACTTGAAGCAATTTATCTACAGACCGTATAA
- a CDS encoding GAF domain-containing hybrid sensor histidine kinase/response regulator, with product MLVAPIPVNETKRLESLYQYNLLDTAPEIEYDRVSHIASQLCQTPIAMVSFIDRERQWVKSFHGLGVENIPREISLCAHTITNVHPLVVEDTTKDNRFFDNPAVIGQPNIIFYVGIPLLSAEGMAIGSICVIDHQPRKLSPSQQMAMLALADQVMLLMELRRTNNQLSRARAEAEELARQKAHLLATLSHEIRTPLHALEGHTQILLDQQPRTDQQGGLQRLQMTGRTLVRLVNNILDYSKLQAGKLALEKMPFSLQELIQQAVEMQSWQAQQKNLQLVTQIDPKLPNRLEGDATRLLQVLLNLVNNALKFTKVGEVRIAVQVESISSSEVSLRLEVTDTGIGIPEASLSMLFNEYTQVSAETTRLYGGTGLGLAITRQLLEMMGSKLEVRSQEGKGSTFGFSLVLPIAEAVAIKPNGALLSAEDLFLAVDDNPLNTKVLSHFIGKNGGRVDTFNSPLDALEAAKTTSYRAMLLDLYMPELDGYELAQRLQTVQPGIPIIALSADDSVETMERVKASGFHSFLRKPFLPHELMHTLTELA from the coding sequence ATGTTAGTTGCGCCTATTCCTGTCAATGAAACCAAACGGTTAGAGTCGTTATACCAATATAATTTACTGGATACTGCCCCAGAAATCGAATACGACCGCGTTTCTCATATTGCCTCTCAACTCTGTCAAACGCCCATTGCTATGGTTAGCTTTATTGACCGGGAGCGGCAGTGGGTCAAATCGTTTCACGGGCTGGGGGTTGAAAATATTCCACGGGAAATTTCACTTTGCGCGCATACCATTACAAACGTGCATCCATTGGTAGTGGAAGACACAACGAAAGACAACCGTTTTTTCGATAATCCAGCCGTTATTGGTCAGCCGAACATTATTTTCTATGTGGGTATTCCGCTACTCTCAGCCGAGGGGATGGCTATTGGGTCTATTTGCGTCATCGATCACCAACCCCGCAAGCTGAGTCCATCCCAACAAATGGCGATGCTGGCCTTAGCCGATCAGGTCATGTTGCTGATGGAGTTACGCCGGACAAATAATCAACTTAGTCGGGCGCGTGCAGAAGCGGAGGAATTGGCTCGTCAAAAGGCGCATTTGCTAGCAACATTGAGTCATGAAATCCGGACTCCCCTGCATGCGTTAGAAGGGCATACGCAAATTCTGCTGGATCAGCAACCCCGGACAGATCAGCAAGGGGGACTTCAGCGTCTACAGATGACCGGGCGCACACTCGTTCGGCTCGTCAACAACATTCTGGATTACAGTAAATTACAGGCAGGCAAACTTGCTTTGGAGAAGATGCCATTTTCGCTGCAAGAGCTGATTCAGCAGGCAGTCGAGATGCAGTCCTGGCAGGCACAGCAGAAAAATCTTCAGTTGGTTACCCAGATCGATCCCAAATTACCAAACCGGCTGGAAGGCGACGCGACTCGTTTGTTGCAGGTTTTGTTGAATCTAGTAAACAACGCCCTCAAGTTTACAAAAGTGGGTGAGGTACGCATAGCGGTGCAGGTCGAATCGATCAGCTCTTCGGAAGTAAGCCTAAGACTAGAAGTCACCGATACCGGGATTGGTATACCGGAGGCATCATTGTCTATGTTGTTCAACGAGTACACGCAGGTTTCCGCCGAAACTACTCGGCTTTACGGTGGCACGGGGCTTGGTTTAGCGATAACACGCCAGTTGTTGGAAATGATGGGCAGTAAGCTGGAAGTACGCAGCCAGGAAGGAAAAGGGTCAACGTTTGGGTTTTCGCTGGTATTACCGATTGCCGAAGCTGTAGCAATTAAACCGAATGGCGCACTGCTCAGCGCAGAAGATTTATTTCTAGCGGTCGACGACAATCCATTGAATACAAAGGTGCTATCACACTTTATCGGCAAAAATGGTGGTCGGGTAGATACGTTTAACTCACCGCTCGATGCGCTGGAAGCGGCTAAAACGACTTCGTACCGGGCCATGCTGCTAGACTTGTACATGCCCGAACTGGACGGTTATGAGCTAGCCCAGCGCTTACAGACCGTGCAGCCCGGAATCCCCATTATCGCTTTGTCCGCTGATGATAGTGTTGAAACAATGGAACGGGTAAAAGCGTCCGGGTTTCATTCGTTTTTGCGAAAACCCTTTTTACCCCACGAACTGATGCACACGCTGACCGAATTGGCTTAA
- a CDS encoding YgiQ family radical SAM protein, whose protein sequence is MIERPLTDWLPLTMKEVEKRGWDEVDIVLVSGDAYVDHPAFGTAVIGRIMESEGFRVAVIAQPNWKDDLRDFKKFGRPKYFFGVTAGCMDSMVNHYTANKRLRSNDSYTPGGEAGFRPDYATIVYTNILKKLYPDVPVLLGGIEASLRRVTHYDYWQDKLMPSILVDAGADMLVYGMGEQPLREILKLVQKGVPFSSMRNVNQVAYLHDNRTELRDYNSWNTVELTSHEECLRDKIKYAANFKIVEVESNKWQANRIIQQVGDQVLVINPPFKTMDEVEIDKSFDLPYTRLPHPKYKKRGTIPAYEMIKFSVNMHRGCFGGCSFCTISAHQGKFIASRSEKSVLKEVDEITKHPEFKGYISDLGGPSANMYKMKGKDESICARCQSPSCIHPVICSNLDTSHKPLTELYRKVDANPAIKKAFVGSGVRYDLLVDDFNKNNEDGNHDEYMEQLTTRHVSGRLKVAPEHTADDTLRIMRKPSFKYFKLFKQKYDRIQEKHNLKQPLIPYFISSHPGCEEQDMANLAAETKDLGFQLEQVQDFTPTPMTVAEVIYYSGVHPYTLKPVKTAKTREEKLSQNRYFFWYKSEHKDWIRNRLNKLKRPDLVERLLGSPKKDNTGKPKNQGNYFGKKKR, encoded by the coding sequence ATGATTGAAAGACCCCTTACAGATTGGTTGCCTCTGACAATGAAAGAAGTCGAGAAAAGAGGCTGGGATGAAGTTGATATTGTGCTGGTATCAGGGGATGCTTATGTAGACCATCCTGCTTTTGGAACCGCTGTGATTGGGCGCATCATGGAAAGCGAAGGCTTTCGCGTGGCTGTTATTGCTCAGCCTAACTGGAAGGACGATCTTCGCGACTTCAAAAAATTTGGCCGTCCCAAGTATTTCTTTGGTGTCACGGCGGGCTGTATGGATTCGATGGTTAACCATTACACGGCCAATAAGCGACTGCGTTCGAACGATTCTTATACGCCCGGTGGCGAAGCGGGCTTCCGTCCTGATTACGCCACGATTGTTTATACCAATATCTTAAAGAAACTGTACCCCGATGTTCCCGTTTTACTCGGTGGTATCGAAGCGTCCCTTCGTCGGGTGACGCATTACGACTACTGGCAGGATAAGCTGATGCCGTCAATCCTGGTCGATGCCGGAGCGGATATGCTGGTGTATGGTATGGGTGAGCAACCTCTGCGCGAGATCCTGAAGCTGGTACAGAAAGGCGTCCCCTTTTCCTCCATGCGGAACGTCAATCAGGTAGCTTATCTGCACGATAACCGCACGGAATTACGCGATTACAATAGCTGGAATACGGTTGAGTTGACGAGCCATGAAGAATGCCTGCGGGATAAGATAAAGTACGCAGCTAACTTCAAGATTGTCGAAGTAGAATCAAATAAGTGGCAAGCCAACCGGATCATACAACAAGTAGGTGACCAAGTGCTGGTGATCAACCCGCCGTTCAAAACAATGGACGAGGTTGAAATTGATAAATCGTTTGACCTGCCTTATACGCGTCTGCCGCACCCGAAATACAAAAAGCGGGGAACGATTCCAGCGTACGAGATGATCAAGTTCTCGGTCAATATGCACCGGGGCTGTTTCGGCGGTTGTAGTTTCTGCACGATCTCTGCACACCAGGGCAAGTTCATCGCGTCCCGAAGCGAAAAGTCGGTTCTGAAAGAAGTAGACGAGATCACGAAACACCCGGAATTCAAAGGCTACATTTCCGACTTAGGCGGTCCGTCGGCCAACATGTACAAGATGAAGGGCAAAGACGAATCGATTTGCGCCCGCTGTCAGAGTCCAAGTTGTATTCACCCGGTTATCTGCTCGAACCTCGATACATCGCACAAGCCGTTAACGGAGTTGTACCGCAAAGTCGACGCTAACCCAGCTATTAAGAAAGCCTTTGTCGGTTCGGGCGTGCGGTACGATCTGTTGGTTGACGACTTTAATAAAAATAACGAAGACGGTAACCACGATGAGTACATGGAACAGCTCACCACGCGCCATGTCTCGGGTCGGTTGAAGGTTGCTCCGGAACATACGGCGGACGATACACTGCGCATCATGCGGAAGCCATCGTTCAAATATTTCAAGCTGTTCAAGCAAAAGTACGACCGAATTCAGGAAAAGCATAACCTCAAACAGCCGCTGATTCCTTATTTCATTTCGTCGCACCCCGGCTGTGAGGAACAGGATATGGCAAACCTGGCTGCCGAAACCAAAGATCTCGGTTTTCAGCTGGAACAGGTACAGGATTTTACGCCGACGCCCATGACGGTGGCCGAAGTAATCTATTACTCTGGCGTTCACCCGTACACGCTGAAACCCGTTAAAACGGCGAAAACGCGTGAGGAAAAGCTATCGCAAAACCGGTATTTCTTCTGGTACAAGTCTGAACACAAAGACTGGATTCGGAATCGGCTCAACAAGCTGAAACGTCCAGACTTGGTGGAGCGGTTGCTGGGTAGTCCAAAAAAAGATAACACAGGTAAGCCGAAAAACCAAGGAAATTATTTCGGTAAGAAGAAACGGTAA
- a CDS encoding CAP domain-containing protein yields the protein MNWWVLFQFLQWVSSTKNTPDLYLLNDEVFFAQSSCHQPINLDQPDTLLLDAALFQATNEARRAAKMPILLYNQSLDKAARHHAQSMIRFDFYSHQNYHQLIAINPVKRIENQTKFISRLAENIGQYSTINTTDWYGVRFNRRSKRYEYLDLENQTLCQPYTYAQYARYAVQQWLNSPHHRANLLNPSFTHLGTAGRLSIDPYQQRQAPFGRLVQNFGSFNLLAQESR from the coding sequence ATGAACTGGTGGGTGCTTTTCCAATTCTTACAATGGGTTTCTTCGACTAAGAACACGCCTGATCTATACCTGCTCAACGATGAAGTGTTTTTTGCTCAGTCAAGTTGCCATCAACCCATCAATCTGGACCAACCAGATACGCTCTTGCTCGACGCAGCTTTATTTCAGGCTACTAATGAAGCGCGACGAGCGGCAAAAATGCCCATTCTTCTTTATAATCAGTCGTTGGATAAAGCGGCTCGCCATCATGCCCAATCCATGATTCGCTTTGATTTTTATAGCCATCAAAACTATCACCAACTAATAGCTATAAACCCGGTTAAGCGGATTGAGAACCAAACTAAATTCATCAGTCGTCTAGCCGAAAACATTGGTCAATACTCGACCATAAACACCACCGATTGGTATGGGGTACGTTTCAACAGGCGGAGTAAACGCTATGAATATCTTGATTTGGAGAACCAAACGCTTTGCCAGCCTTACACGTATGCGCAATATGCACGTTATGCCGTGCAGCAATGGCTGAATTCGCCCCATCACCGAGCTAACCTGTTAAACCCTTCTTTTACCCATCTTGGCACTGCCGGTCGTCTTTCCATCGATCCTTATCAACAGCGTCAAGCCCCCTTTGGACGGTTAGTTCAGAATTTTGGCTCATTCAATTTGTTAGCTCAGGAAAGCCGATAA
- a CDS encoding substrate-binding domain-containing protein yields the protein MHNRGGVSKETTERILKAIEELNYQPNLMASRLKSTKEYLLAVLLPKATADIPFWNEHIVGVTQAEKEISSFDVYTKVFYFDQNSKTSFQEQVDEIIGDTFDGVFMVPVFYEESVKLITDCKERGVPCLLFDTNIPDQNTTCFIGQNAYDSGFLAAELFSYCLPSDSCVLIVNIVQEHDNYLQFDQREEGFRAFFDQLPQPHSFELVKMESRQGMKEEFEDKLTKLIHDNPRLKGIFTVNGVQHIAPIVEKQNLTGLTLIGYDIIPQTIHYLQNGIINFIISQQPKIQAYNGIKLLYENVLLKKQLNKNYYLPIDIVMKSNLKYYTK from the coding sequence TTGCATAACCGGGGTGGTGTATCCAAAGAAACAACCGAACGTATTCTGAAAGCCATTGAAGAGCTGAATTACCAGCCCAATCTTATGGCCAGTCGCCTTAAATCGACAAAAGAATATTTGCTCGCTGTGTTGCTCCCTAAGGCTACTGCTGATATACCATTCTGGAACGAGCACATTGTTGGTGTTACTCAGGCCGAAAAAGAAATCAGTTCATTCGACGTTTACACCAAAGTATTCTACTTTGATCAAAATAGTAAAACATCTTTTCAGGAGCAGGTTGATGAGATCATAGGCGACACGTTTGATGGTGTCTTTATGGTACCCGTTTTTTATGAAGAGTCGGTGAAGCTGATTACAGACTGTAAGGAGCGAGGTGTTCCTTGCCTGTTGTTCGACACTAATATTCCAGATCAGAACACCACTTGTTTCATTGGGCAAAATGCCTATGATAGTGGTTTTCTAGCGGCTGAACTGTTTAGTTACTGTTTACCTAGTGACTCCTGCGTGCTTATCGTTAATATTGTTCAAGAACACGACAACTACCTTCAGTTCGATCAGCGCGAAGAAGGGTTCAGAGCGTTCTTTGACCAACTTCCGCAACCCCATTCGTTTGAACTCGTTAAGATGGAATCCCGGCAGGGCATGAAGGAAGAGTTCGAAGACAAGCTAACGAAGCTCATCCATGACAATCCGCGTCTGAAAGGCATTTTCACCGTCAACGGCGTTCAGCATATTGCCCCCATTGTTGAAAAACAGAACCTCACTGGTCTTACGCTTATTGGGTACGACATTATACCCCAAACGATTCACTATCTTCAAAACGGCATCATCAACTTTATCATCAGTCAACAGCCTAAGATTCAAGCGTATAATGGCATAAAACTGCTGTACGAAAACGTACTTCTAAAAAAACAGCTCAATAAAAATTACTACCTTCCGATCGATATTGTCATGAAATCGAATCTGAAGTATTACACGAAATAA
- a CDS encoding ThuA domain-containing protein, with the protein MKISPAKRIPQAILQTWVTVVMVLSMCGLLAQGTVAQSAKQSKKIVLIAGKKSHNPGEHEYLKSVRLLKVMLDQAPNVNGVSTEVHADGWPADPSTLDDADVIFMYADGSDFGMANDPLFVGDHWRILEKQMKRGCGLVLMHYSTFAPQSHSQAFLEWVGGYFDYETGKPGASGKEAWYSAITTETALCKPAVHPVARGLVPFQLREEFYYKIHFQEKDTRLKPVLTVKLSGVDEQTVAWAVERKNGGRGFGFTGGHFYANWEEPNYRKMLLNAIVWAAGGQVPAGGVESKFYTDKQIQEYLK; encoded by the coding sequence ATGAAAATTAGTCCGGCAAAACGAATACCTCAAGCCATTCTACAAACTTGGGTGACGGTAGTCATGGTCTTATCGATGTGTGGTCTGCTGGCGCAAGGCACGGTGGCTCAATCAGCGAAACAGTCCAAAAAGATCGTCTTGATCGCGGGTAAGAAATCACATAACCCCGGCGAACACGAATACCTCAAATCGGTACGGTTACTCAAGGTAATGCTGGACCAGGCGCCAAACGTGAACGGTGTGTCAACCGAAGTACACGCCGACGGATGGCCCGCCGATCCGTCTACGCTGGACGATGCGGACGTTATTTTTATGTATGCTGACGGGAGCGATTTCGGTATGGCCAATGATCCACTTTTTGTGGGTGACCATTGGCGCATCCTGGAGAAGCAGATGAAGCGAGGGTGTGGCCTGGTGCTTATGCATTATTCTACCTTTGCGCCACAGTCTCATAGCCAGGCGTTTTTAGAGTGGGTAGGGGGGTATTTCGACTATGAAACTGGAAAGCCGGGTGCTTCGGGAAAAGAAGCCTGGTACTCAGCCATCACTACGGAGACGGCTCTGTGTAAACCTGCCGTGCATCCCGTTGCACGGGGTCTAGTCCCTTTCCAGCTTCGCGAGGAGTTCTACTATAAGATTCATTTTCAGGAGAAGGATACTCGCTTGAAACCAGTACTAACCGTTAAGCTGTCAGGCGTTGACGAACAAACGGTGGCCTGGGCGGTGGAGCGCAAAAACGGTGGGAGAGGATTCGGTTTTACGGGCGGTCACTTTTATGCCAACTGGGAGGAGCCTAACTACAGAAAAATGCTGCTGAATGCCATTGTATGGGCTGCCGGGGGGCAAGTACCCGCCGGTGGGGTCGAATCAAAATTCTACACCGATAAGCAGATTCAGGAGTATTTGAAATGA
- a CDS encoding glycoside hydrolase family 140 protein, whose product MKVSISPFIAVLVLSLMVGITLMPTVAHAQSDLRVSDNGRFLMYTNGKPFFYLGDTAWELLHRLNREDAVKYLTNRADKGFTVIQAVVLAEHDGLRDPNAYGQVPFVDTDPTKPNEAYFKHVDFIIEQAEKLGLHMALLPTWGDKINKDKWGIGPEIFNEQNSYQYGKFIGNRYKAKKNIIWIIGGDRNPRKGSNDVQVWRALANGVTEAAGGKDNVLMTFHPQTGSSTWFHQDDWLDFNMLQTGHCPDVNVWEKISHDYNLSPTKPTMDGEPLYEDIPVCFDLKKNGYADVNDVRRKAYQDLFAGAHGHTYGCNSVWQMYEPGRKHYIDPAKPWFESLDLPGAISMTYVRKLMESRPFLERIPDQSMVVTNSDNPKNRIQATRGNGYAFIYSSSGQAFEVKMGILSGKKVKASWYNPRTGTAIAGKTYLNTGIQKFTPPTQGNDQDWVLILDDASQRFTRL is encoded by the coding sequence TTGAAAGTCTCCATTTCACCCTTTATTGCAGTACTGGTACTAAGCCTGATGGTAGGTATTACGTTGATGCCAACGGTCGCTCACGCGCAGTCGGATTTGCGTGTGAGTGACAATGGTCGTTTTCTAATGTATACCAACGGCAAGCCCTTTTTTTACTTAGGTGATACGGCCTGGGAACTTCTCCACCGCCTTAACCGGGAAGATGCCGTCAAATACTTAACGAACCGGGCGGATAAAGGCTTTACGGTTATTCAGGCCGTCGTACTGGCGGAACATGACGGCCTGCGCGATCCTAACGCGTATGGACAGGTGCCCTTCGTGGATACAGACCCGACAAAACCGAACGAAGCTTATTTTAAGCACGTCGATTTCATAATTGAGCAAGCAGAGAAGCTTGGGTTACACATGGCTTTGCTACCAACCTGGGGTGATAAAATCAATAAGGATAAATGGGGAATAGGGCCAGAAATTTTCAACGAACAAAACAGCTACCAATACGGTAAATTTATTGGCAATCGCTACAAAGCAAAGAAAAACATCATCTGGATAATCGGCGGTGATCGTAACCCTCGTAAGGGCTCGAACGACGTTCAGGTTTGGCGGGCGCTGGCCAATGGAGTCACAGAAGCGGCTGGCGGTAAAGACAACGTGTTGATGACGTTTCATCCGCAAACGGGATCGTCGACCTGGTTTCACCAGGATGATTGGCTAGACTTCAACATGTTGCAGACGGGCCATTGCCCGGATGTGAACGTTTGGGAGAAGATAAGCCACGACTACAATTTATCGCCGACCAAACCGACCATGGACGGAGAGCCTTTGTACGAGGATATACCGGTTTGCTTTGATCTGAAGAAGAATGGCTATGCCGATGTAAACGACGTACGGCGCAAGGCTTATCAGGATTTATTTGCAGGAGCCCACGGCCATACGTACGGGTGCAATAGCGTCTGGCAAATGTATGAGCCCGGTCGGAAACACTACATTGACCCTGCCAAACCCTGGTTTGAATCGCTGGATTTGCCAGGTGCAATCTCGATGACGTATGTGCGGAAGCTGATGGAGTCACGACCCTTTCTGGAACGCATTCCGGATCAGTCGATGGTTGTAACGAACTCCGATAACCCTAAAAATCGTATTCAGGCGACGCGCGGTAATGGCTATGCGTTCATTTACTCGTCATCCGGTCAAGCATTCGAGGTAAAGATGGGTATCCTATCAGGAAAGAAAGTCAAAGCCAGTTGGTACAACCCACGCACCGGCACAGCTATTGCGGGAAAAACGTATCTAAACACGGGTATTCAGAAATTTACACCACCAACGCAAGGCAACGATCAGGACTGGGTATTGATCCTGGACGATGCCAGCCAGCGGTTTACCAGATTGTAG
- a CDS encoding sugar phosphate isomerase/epimerase family protein, with translation MKRSPHINSLLTVALFLLTMGSRTVNGQGKGSTNNIYARDNLVAWCIVPFDVKERGPEERAQMLNSLGITKLAYDWREKHIPTFDAELDALKKHNIDLQAFWLYSGPNPETDKGLLAVLNVLKRHNVKTQIWCMIGGIKGLDAMTQDEKIKAVAKPVRYIADKAAEIGCTVGLYNHGGWFGEPENQLAIIDFLKKPNIGIVYNFHHAEEQIDRFPVFLPKMLPHLMALNLSGLKKGTPVKVVPIGQGDAELNMMRILKTSGYRGPIGIINEETAPDAEVGLRMNMDGLKRELKKMGDSAALKTYN, from the coding sequence GTGAAACGATCGCCCCACATCAATTCATTACTAACTGTCGCCCTTTTCCTGCTAACGATGGGCAGTCGGACCGTCAACGGACAGGGAAAGGGCAGCACGAACAACATCTACGCGCGAGACAATCTGGTCGCCTGGTGCATTGTCCCGTTCGATGTCAAAGAAAGAGGACCTGAAGAACGGGCGCAAATGCTCAATAGCCTCGGTATTACCAAACTGGCCTACGATTGGCGCGAGAAGCACATTCCTACGTTTGACGCCGAACTGGATGCGCTTAAAAAACACAACATCGATTTGCAGGCTTTCTGGCTTTATTCAGGTCCTAATCCCGAAACCGATAAAGGCTTGCTGGCCGTGCTGAATGTGTTGAAGCGGCACAACGTGAAAACGCAGATCTGGTGCATGATCGGCGGTATAAAAGGACTGGACGCCATGACGCAAGACGAGAAGATAAAAGCAGTAGCTAAACCCGTGCGCTATATTGCTGACAAAGCCGCCGAAATTGGCTGCACTGTCGGTTTATACAATCACGGCGGTTGGTTTGGCGAACCCGAGAATCAACTCGCCATCATCGACTTCCTTAAAAAGCCAAACATTGGAATCGTCTATAACTTCCACCACGCCGAAGAGCAGATCGACCGTTTTCCTGTTTTCTTGCCTAAGATGCTGCCGCACCTGATGGCCCTAAACCTGTCTGGACTGAAGAAGGGTACACCAGTCAAAGTGGTGCCCATTGGTCAGGGTGACGCCGAATTGAACATGATGCGCATCCTCAAGACGAGTGGGTACCGTGGTCCGATTGGCATTATCAACGAAGAGACTGCACCCGACGCCGAAGTGGGCTTGCGTATGAACATGGATGGCCTAAAACGCGAACTAAAGAAGATGGGGGATTCGGCAGCGCTTAAAACGTACAACTAG
- a CDS encoding phytanoyl-CoA dioxygenase family protein, whose amino-acid sequence MSVSNKEKFETDGYVIIDVLTETEIGEFRALMDALISPKVKSADTEKRSSSFQHLGDEIRDFGKEARQYYFHLLTKPGTETIHHAFHHPVILKAVEELIGPNLIVNNASILAANEGTEYSLGWHRDIIQIPQAEIEDWLFSPERFHNSVQINLPLVDENSLWVVPGSHNRPNTEAENQAFQGSKHYAPIGVEMPGGIAVPLKAGQAVLYNNNLIHRGFTETMKIPRRTLHMGYHSAAYPPTWHFYLLNGDLLTPEYMTTLSPTMRGMMEEYLACREQYPDMSQTWKRAYNFPDEQLV is encoded by the coding sequence ATGAGTGTGTCTAACAAAGAGAAATTCGAAACGGATGGCTACGTGATCATCGACGTGCTGACCGAGACTGAAATCGGTGAATTTAGAGCGTTGATGGACGCGTTAATCAGTCCCAAAGTTAAATCGGCTGATACGGAGAAACGGAGTTCGTCTTTTCAGCATCTAGGTGATGAAATTCGGGATTTTGGCAAAGAAGCGCGACAATATTATTTTCATCTACTGACCAAGCCCGGAACCGAAACTATCCACCACGCCTTCCATCATCCGGTCATTTTAAAAGCGGTGGAAGAACTAATTGGACCGAACCTCATTGTGAACAATGCCTCTATTCTGGCCGCCAATGAGGGTACGGAATACTCGTTAGGGTGGCACCGGGACATCATTCAGATTCCACAGGCTGAAATCGAAGACTGGTTGTTTTCGCCCGAGCGGTTCCACAATAGTGTACAGATCAACCTACCCTTGGTGGACGAAAATTCACTATGGGTTGTTCCGGGTAGTCATAATCGCCCGAACACGGAAGCCGAAAATCAGGCTTTCCAGGGTTCCAAGCATTATGCTCCCATTGGCGTCGAAATGCCGGGTGGAATCGCGGTCCCGTTGAAAGCCGGGCAAGCCGTATTGTACAACAACAACCTGATTCACCGGGGTTTTACGGAAACGATGAAAATTCCGCGCAGGACCCTGCACATGGGATACCACAGTGCTGCGTACCCACCAACCTGGCATTTTTACCTGCTGAACGGTGATCTGCTTACGCCGGAATACATGACAACGCTCAGTCCTACCATGCGTGGCATGATGGAAGAATACCTGGCTTGTCGTGAGCAGTATCCCGACATGAGCCAAACCTGGAAACGCGCGTATAATTTTCCAGACGAGCAGTTGGTGTAA